ACCGCAGCGAGTAAGCGCGAGCAGCGCGGACGGGGCGAACGCAAGTCGCCCCGTTTTTGTTTTCAAGCCTCCCGCATGACCGACACCTCCTCCAGCAAGCGCACCGCCGGTATGGGCTTCATCATGGTTACGGTGCTGATCGACATGATCAGCATCGGCCTGATCGTGCCGGTGCTGCCACACATCGTCGGCTTGTTCACCCAGGGCAACGACGAGCAGACACTGGGTTTCCTGATGCTGACGCTGGCCTTCGGCGTGGCCAACTTCTTCGGCTCTCCGGTGCTGGGTGCGCTGTCGGACCGCTTCGGCCGCCGCCCGGTGCTGCTGATCGGCTTTGCCGGGCTGGCGCTGAGCTTCTTCGTCACCGCCTCGGCGCCGGCACTGTGGGTGCTGGTGGTGGTGCGGCTGTTCTCCGGCGCGATGCAATCCAATATTGCCATCGCCAACGCCTATGTGGCCGACATCACCGCACCGCAAGACCGGGCCAAGCGCTTCGGCCAGCTGGGTGCGATGTTCGGCCTGGGTTTCATGCTCGGCCCCGTGATCGGCGGCCTGCTGGGGGACGTCGATGTGCGGCTGCCCTTCTATGTCGCGGGCTGCCTGGCGGTGGTGAACTGGCTGTACGGCTTCTTCGTGCTGCCGGAGTCGCTGCCGGTCGAGCGGCGCCGGCCGCTGGAACTGCGCAAGCTCAATCCGGTCGCGGCGCTGCAGGGTCTGAACCGGGTGAATGACATCGGGCCGCTGGTGCTGGTGCTGGCCCTCAGCGCGCTGGCCCAGTTCATGTTGCACACCAGCTGGGTGCTCTACACCAAGTTCAAGTTCGGCTGGGGGCCGGGGCAGGTCGGCTGGTCGCTGCTGGCGGTGGGCGTCGTCTCCGTCATCAGCCAAGGCGTGCTGCTGCGTCCGTTGCTCAAGCGGTTCAGTGCCCAGCGTCTGGCCATCGCCGGCATGGGCTCGGGCGCCTTGGCCTATCTCGGTTTCGGCCTCGCGAGCGAAGGCTGGATGATGTATGTCGTGATCGGCGCCAA
The Candidatus Neomarinimicrobiota bacterium DNA segment above includes these coding regions:
- a CDS encoding MFS transporter, translating into MTDTSSSKRTAGMGFIMVTVLIDMISIGLIVPVLPHIVGLFTQGNDEQTLGFLMLTLAFGVANFFGSPVLGALSDRFGRRPVLLIGFAGLALSFFVTASAPALWVLVVVRLFSGAMQSNIAIANAYVADITAPQDRAKRFGQLGAMFGLGFMLGPVIGGLLGDVDVRLPFYVAGCLAVVNWLYGFFVLPESLPVERRRPLELRKLNPVAALQGLNRVNDIGPLVLVLALSALAQFMLHTSWVLYTKFKFGWGPGQVGWSLLAVGVVSVISQGVLLRPLLKRFSAQRLAIAGMGSGALAYLGFGLASEGWMMYVVIGANLLGGVAAAAMQSIISNATDATHQGQTMGAISSLNSLMAVCAPIVALELLRWVSHRPAGDLLIGLPFFTCAALQALAMFITLRFFRRQAAAAQPA